A stretch of Endozoicomonas sp. SCSIO W0465 DNA encodes these proteins:
- a CDS encoding HEAT repeat domain-containing protein, whose translation MFPKVLLLTAILVEMVLLLVALLLMTTDVSNSLLALLLVAHIVTCVIYINGLEAVLPEKLRNRPVKEKSGLFLFGFFIPVLSQIACVLMFMMMGRSGNRQKNRLFSYGNLPELPMRSRLTENGRQTDLLLVSANLEETLHDASQDAQRIDDRVRAIMSIRHLNHHRAVRLLREALKDPADDVRLLAYSILSHREKLIQQEIASLKSGLSHQHTHYQISLLKRLAQLHWQLVDQSLLHDNEARQLAADQACQFANSVLQQGHDPDMQLLLARYYLWQETPESARFHLLQPGNDGSSERNTRPSQFLHREWGQLFT comes from the coding sequence ATGTTTCCTAAGGTGCTATTACTGACCGCTATTCTTGTGGAGATGGTTCTGCTGTTGGTCGCCCTGTTACTGATGACCACAGACGTATCAAATAGCCTGCTGGCTCTCTTGTTGGTTGCTCATATCGTCACCTGTGTCATTTATATCAATGGGCTGGAAGCCGTACTGCCTGAAAAGTTACGTAACCGACCAGTAAAAGAGAAATCAGGGCTGTTTCTGTTCGGTTTTTTTATCCCCGTATTGAGCCAGATCGCATGTGTGTTGATGTTTATGATGATGGGGCGATCAGGGAACCGGCAAAAAAACCGGCTGTTCAGTTATGGTAACCTGCCAGAGTTACCCATGCGGTCGCGACTCACTGAAAATGGCAGGCAGACAGACCTACTGCTAGTCAGTGCCAATCTTGAAGAAACGTTACATGATGCATCCCAGGATGCGCAGCGGATTGATGACCGTGTCCGTGCCATTATGTCAATCCGTCATCTTAACCACCACAGGGCTGTCCGGCTGCTCAGGGAAGCACTGAAGGATCCGGCAGATGACGTACGACTGTTGGCGTATTCAATCTTAAGCCACCGGGAAAAATTGATTCAGCAGGAAATTGCCAGCCTGAAGTCCGGACTCAGCCATCAGCATACCCATTACCAGATCAGCTTATTAAAGAGACTGGCACAACTGCACTGGCAACTGGTTGACCAGTCCCTGTTGCACGATAACGAGGCCAGGCAATTGGCAGCGGATCAGGCATGCCAGTTCGCCAACAGTGTATTACAGCAAGGCCATGATCCTGATATGCAGCTGTTGCTGGCCCGTTATTATCTGTGGCAAGAGACACCGGAGTCGGCCCGTTTCCATCTCCTGCAGCCTGGCAATGACGGAAGTAGCGAACGAAACACCCGCCCTAGCCAGTTCCTCCACCGGGAATGGGGACAATTATTTACCTGA
- a CDS encoding transposase, translating into MKNDLIELYSDYLLSSSGKTTATGVSELLDNVYSHDQFTRLLSNNEFTSRDLWLYVKPVVRQVECSDGVLIFDDTIQEKQFSKENALNTWHFDHTKNRTVKGINLLNAHYHAGDASIPVAYKLIEKTILYTDLKTKKVRRYAEQTKNEMMREMLMICCHNQLMFRYVLADSWFCSNDNMMFIRHDCNKHFLMAMKSNRKVSLSLDDKLQGRSQRIDTVDFSEDKPVQGWIAGVDFPVLLYRQVFKNKDGSTGILYLVCSDLDCDAETLKAIYEKRWKVEVFHKTLRLL; encoded by the coding sequence ATGAAAAATGATCTCATAGAACTTTATTCTGACTACCTGTTGTCGTCGTCTGGGAAGACCACTGCAACGGGAGTGTCAGAGCTTTTGGATAATGTCTACAGTCATGACCAATTCACCCGATTGCTTTCAAACAATGAGTTTACCAGTCGTGACTTATGGCTTTACGTTAAACCCGTCGTGCGACAGGTTGAGTGCAGTGATGGGGTTTTGATCTTTGACGATACGATTCAGGAAAAGCAGTTCAGCAAAGAGAATGCCCTGAACACCTGGCATTTTGATCATACAAAAAATCGCACCGTGAAAGGTATAAATCTGCTCAATGCACACTACCATGCCGGAGATGCGTCGATTCCTGTCGCCTATAAATTGATCGAGAAAACCATCCTGTACACCGACTTGAAGACAAAAAAGGTAAGACGATATGCAGAGCAAACCAAAAATGAAATGATGCGGGAGATGCTGATGATTTGCTGCCATAACCAGCTTATGTTCCGCTATGTCCTTGCAGATAGCTGGTTTTGCTCAAACGACAATATGATGTTTATTCGACACGACTGTAATAAACATTTCCTGATGGCGATGAAGTCAAACCGCAAGGTATCCCTCAGTCTGGACGACAAATTACAAGGCCGTTCACAGCGTATAGATACTGTTGATTTTTCAGAAGATAAGCCTGTACAAGGGTGGATAGCAGGTGTCGATTTCCCTGTTCTGCTATACCGTCAGGTCTTTAAAAACAAAGACGGAAGCACAGGCATTCTCTATCTGGTTTGCAGCGATCTTGACTGTGATGCCGAGACTCTCAAGGCAATCTACGAGAAACGGTGGAAAGTCGAGGTCTTCCATAAAACGCTGAGGCTCTTGTAG
- a CDS encoding SPFH domain-containing protein, producing MGMEITAMAFIVLVAVLIATGVRIVPQGYNYTVERFGKYTGTLTPGLHVIVPVIDSVGKKMNMMEQVLDIPPQEVISADNAQVTTDAVCFYLVQDAVKASYEVNDLDRAMKNLVMTNIRAVLGSMELDEMLSNRDRINERLLIKVDEATDPWGLKVTRIELRDIAPPEDLVEAMARQMKAERDKRAQILEAEGAREAAIKVAEGEKQAQILKAEGELEAARREAEARERLAEAEAVATAMVSKAIAEGDHRAINYFVAQKYVEALKDVASAQNNKVIMMPLEAGSLIGSIAGIKELVAEASLDNGSDKGNKKVSKKET from the coding sequence ATGGGTATGGAAATCACGGCAATGGCCTTTATAGTGCTTGTTGCTGTTCTTATTGCAACCGGTGTACGAATTGTTCCTCAGGGGTATAACTACACCGTCGAGCGTTTTGGCAAATACACCGGTACGTTAACGCCCGGGCTGCATGTTATTGTGCCCGTGATTGATTCTGTTGGTAAAAAAATGAACATGATGGAGCAGGTCCTGGATATCCCGCCCCAGGAGGTGATCAGTGCCGATAACGCCCAGGTGACCACGGATGCGGTCTGTTTCTACCTGGTCCAGGACGCCGTTAAGGCCTCCTATGAGGTTAACGATCTTGATCGAGCCATGAAAAATCTGGTGATGACCAATATCCGAGCGGTATTAGGATCAATGGAGCTGGATGAAATGCTTTCCAACCGGGATCGAATTAATGAGCGGCTGCTGATAAAAGTGGATGAAGCCACCGATCCCTGGGGCTTGAAAGTTACCCGGATTGAGTTGCGCGATATTGCCCCGCCTGAAGATCTGGTGGAAGCCATGGCAAGACAGATGAAAGCCGAACGGGATAAACGTGCCCAGATCCTGGAGGCGGAAGGAGCGCGGGAAGCAGCCATTAAAGTGGCTGAAGGTGAAAAGCAGGCACAGATCCTCAAAGCGGAAGGTGAGCTCGAAGCGGCCAGACGAGAAGCAGAAGCCCGGGAACGACTGGCAGAAGCGGAGGCGGTGGCAACGGCTATGGTATCCAAGGCTATTGCCGAAGGTGATCACCGGGCGATTAACTATTTTGTTGCTCAGAAATACGTAGAAGCTCTGAAGGATGTTGCCTCTGCGCAGAATAATAAGGTGATCATGATGCCCCTGGAAGCGGGTAGCCTGATTGGCTCAATCGCTGGAATCAAAGAGCTGGTGGCAGAAGCCAGTCTT
- a CDS encoding prolyl oligopeptidase family serine peptidase, with translation MHQGPDKRELVFSKPDEFDGMFLSLSETTDREYVMVFLNSGSSQVVYVAPHTSTDFRLFAHGTDDVVFNLDHYRENFYILTNLNGANNFQLFKTSVNQWDQKHWHLIQAESDIISLNDIHFYNHYLIIEQKNNEKALDELVVQDMVSGNRQRVSMPDEAYQLHFSGDWDHNATTVRLDYSSPIMPSTVLELDLNSVQTTAVYTREAPNFDPGKYEVKREYAIARDGERIPVTIIYKKGLVKDGSHRALVYGYGSYGYGMTAGFSSKLFSLVDRGFVYATAHIRGGDDKGYQWYLNGKMRHKMNTFNDFIDATEYLIEQGYTDKGQIAINGGSAGGLLMGAVTNLRPDLFGCVIADVPFVDVINTISDASLPLTPPEWEEWGNPVTSAGDFDYIMQYSPYDNVQAKDYPPMLFNSGISDEQVTYWEPAKMVARLRDLKTDDNLLLLNMNMHAGHAGASKRYEWIDEEAFNYAFILKCFAIK, from the coding sequence ATTCATCAGGGTCCGGACAAGAGAGAGCTGGTATTCTCCAAACCGGATGAGTTTGACGGGATGTTCCTGTCGCTATCGGAAACCACAGACCGTGAATACGTTATGGTATTCCTCAACAGCGGTTCCAGTCAGGTCGTCTATGTTGCTCCCCACACATCAACCGATTTTCGTTTGTTTGCCCACGGTACTGATGATGTCGTGTTTAACCTTGATCACTATAGAGAGAACTTTTATATTCTAACCAATCTCAATGGTGCCAATAATTTCCAGCTGTTTAAAACGTCGGTAAACCAGTGGGACCAGAAACATTGGCATCTGATTCAGGCTGAAAGTGACATCATCAGCCTTAATGATATTCATTTCTACAACCATTACCTGATTATTGAGCAGAAAAATAACGAAAAAGCGCTGGATGAGCTGGTGGTACAGGATATGGTGTCCGGGAACAGGCAGAGAGTATCCATGCCTGATGAAGCCTATCAACTGCATTTTTCCGGTGACTGGGATCATAACGCCACAACCGTGCGGCTGGATTATTCCTCGCCAATTATGCCCAGCACGGTTCTTGAACTGGACCTGAACAGTGTCCAAACCACGGCAGTATACACCCGTGAGGCACCTAACTTTGATCCGGGAAAATATGAAGTTAAACGAGAGTATGCCATAGCCCGGGATGGTGAGCGGATTCCGGTGACCATCATTTATAAAAAAGGTTTGGTCAAGGATGGTTCTCATCGAGCTCTGGTTTATGGTTATGGTTCCTACGGTTATGGCATGACCGCAGGTTTTTCATCAAAGCTGTTCAGTCTGGTAGATCGTGGCTTTGTCTACGCAACAGCCCATATTCGTGGCGGTGATGACAAGGGTTATCAGTGGTATCTCAATGGCAAAATGCGCCATAAAATGAATACCTTCAATGACTTTATTGATGCAACGGAGTATCTGATTGAGCAGGGTTATACCGATAAAGGACAGATTGCCATCAATGGTGGCAGTGCCGGTGGCTTGCTAATGGGAGCCGTGACCAACCTGCGTCCGGACTTGTTTGGCTGCGTGATTGCTGATGTCCCTTTTGTTGATGTCATTAATACGATCAGCGATGCCTCCTTGCCATTGACCCCCCCTGAGTGGGAGGAGTGGGGCAATCCTGTGACCAGTGCCGGCGACTTTGACTATATTATGCAGTACTCTCCCTATGACAATGTGCAGGCAAAGGATTATCCCCCGATGCTGTTCAACTCGGGGATATCCGATGAGCAGGTCACTTACTGGGAGCCAGCCAAGATGGTGGCGCGCTTAAGGGATTTGAAAACGGATGATAACCTGTTGTTACTGAACATGAATATGCATGCTGGCCATGCCGGTGCCAGCAAACGTTATGAGTGGATCGATGAAGAGGCTTTTAATTATGCCTTTATCCTGAAGTGCTTTGCTATCAAGTGA
- a CDS encoding IS1595 family transposase, producing the protein MCKNTIQFQKGLGIMQFLANYGSEEQCENALSSWRWPDGFQCPKCGSRSFCKLHRKAEFQCNCCRCQTSLTSNTIFDSTKLPLATWFLGIYLVTQNKAGISCLTLHRQLGISYNAALRMKHKLMQVMMERDNSWQLSGFVQIDDAYWGGERHGGRRGRGSENKAPFVAAVQTDADNHPIYMKFNAVDNFRRKTIQEWAEHALKKGVRAVSDGLSCFRGIEDAGCQHTAIITGGGHASMENELFTWVNTMLGNVKTAITGTYHKLDPKHLGRYLSEFNYRFNRRFDMPSMISRLGRAAVNTAPMPDRLLKLPDVQWKPG; encoded by the coding sequence ATGTGTAAAAACACCATTCAGTTCCAAAAAGGCCTTGGCATTATGCAATTTCTGGCTAATTACGGCAGTGAAGAGCAGTGTGAGAACGCGCTGTCCTCTTGGCGCTGGCCAGATGGCTTCCAATGCCCGAAGTGTGGCTCCCGCAGTTTCTGCAAGCTTCACCGGAAAGCTGAATTCCAGTGCAATTGCTGCCGTTGCCAAACCTCGCTTACCAGTAACACTATCTTTGACTCAACAAAGCTGCCTCTAGCTACCTGGTTTCTGGGTATCTATCTCGTCACCCAGAATAAAGCGGGGATTTCTTGCCTGACGCTTCATCGACAACTTGGCATTTCCTACAATGCCGCATTGCGCATGAAACACAAACTCATGCAGGTCATGATGGAAAGAGATAACAGCTGGCAGTTGAGTGGTTTTGTTCAGATTGATGACGCCTATTGGGGCGGAGAGCGCCACGGAGGCCGCCGGGGCAGAGGCTCAGAGAACAAAGCCCCCTTCGTGGCCGCAGTTCAGACAGATGCTGATAACCACCCTATCTACATGAAGTTCAATGCCGTTGATAACTTCCGGCGAAAAACCATTCAGGAGTGGGCAGAACATGCCCTGAAAAAGGGTGTCCGGGCCGTCAGCGATGGCTTGTCCTGTTTCCGGGGTATTGAAGATGCCGGATGCCAGCACACAGCCATCATTACCGGTGGTGGGCATGCATCCATGGAGAATGAGTTGTTCACCTGGGTAAATACCATGCTGGGAAACGTGAAAACAGCGATTACCGGTACTTACCATAAGCTCGACCCCAAGCATCTGGGCCGTTATCTATCAGAGTTCAACTATCGGTTTAACCGGCGTTTTGATATGCCTTCAATGATCTCAAGGCTAGGTCGGGCTGCAGTCAATACAGCACCGATGCCGGATCGACTTCTCAAACTGCCAGACGTCCAGTGGAAACCGGGTTAG
- the pelF gene encoding GT4 family glycosyltransferase PelF: protein MNQQTVDVLFLLEGTYPFVRGGVSSWIHEMIKASPEIRFGIMFIGGSPEQNTVQYYQLPDNVVYFTTWFLSQSAGQNPDRVATADPDTFEGVEAFHHQLKAWHPADGSPDIMPWVCQALSTGDHLNHGSFLHSHHAMNMVNELYREYSTEASYLTEVTQLTALSAAPTKLSALPYRFWL, encoded by the coding sequence TTGAACCAGCAGACAGTTGATGTACTTTTCCTGTTGGAAGGCACTTACCCCTTTGTTCGTGGTGGCGTTTCCAGCTGGATTCACGAAATGATCAAGGCATCCCCCGAGATCCGCTTTGGGATTATGTTTATTGGTGGCTCACCGGAACAGAACACCGTGCAGTATTATCAGCTTCCTGATAATGTCGTTTACTTTACCACCTGGTTTCTCAGTCAATCGGCCGGGCAAAACCCCGACAGGGTCGCCACCGCTGATCCTGATACCTTCGAGGGTGTGGAGGCGTTTCATCATCAGCTTAAGGCGTGGCATCCGGCCGATGGCAGCCCGGATATCATGCCCTGGGTCTGTCAGGCGCTCAGCACTGGTGATCATCTGAATCATGGCAGTTTTCTGCACAGCCACCATGCCATGAATATGGTGAATGAACTCTACCGGGAATACAGCACAGAAGCGTCTTATCTTACTGAAGTTACGCAGCTAACAGCTCTCTCAGCTGCCCCAACGAAGCTTTCAGCCCTGCCATATAGATTTTGGCTCTGA